Below is a window of Mycobacterium sp. 050128 DNA.
GGAAGTGCACGCTACCCGGCTGGACTGACCGGCTTTCGGCGTTTGACCGTCTTCTTGCGTTGAGCGTGACGCCAGGGCGCGGATTTCACCGATTCCGCCACCCTCAGCGCACGCCCCGACGCCCTCCATGCCCACTCGACGCCGTGAGCGCACAGTCCACTCAGCGCTAGGTGTTGCCGCGGACCGCGTCGGCCAGCGCGTTGGCCTCCCGCTCGCCCTTCTGGTGATGGCTCAGCGCGCGCACCGAGACGTCATGTCCTTCGGCGGCGCGGCGTAGCGCGCGCACCGTGGCCTGCTCGCGCGGGTGGTGCGCGAACGGGTCGAACGAATACCAGCGCATGGCGTTTTCGTGGGTCATCTTGTTGAGGTCGGATTCCGACACGCTGTGGCCGCTGAGCACGTCCCAGAGTTGTTCGGGCGCTTCGGGCCACATCGAGTCGCTGTGCGGGTAGTCGGCCTCCCAGCAGATGTTGTCGATGCCGATCTGGTGACGCAGCTGGACTCCGACGTCGTCGCTGATGAAGCACGTCAGGAAGTGCTCGCGGAACACCTCGCTGGGCAACTTGCCGCCGAAGTCCTGGTGCGTCCAGGTGGAGTGCATCTCATAGGTGCGGTCGGCACGCTCCAGGAAATACGGGATCCAGCCGGTGCCGCCCTCACTCAGGCCGATCTTGAGCTCGGGGTACTTCTTGATCGGCGCCGACCACAGCAGATCCGCGGCGGCTTGCACGATGTTCATCGGCTGCAGCGTGATCATCACGTCCATCGGCGCGTCGGCGGCGGTGACCGCCAGTTTGCCCGAGGACCCGATGTGCACGTTC
It encodes the following:
- a CDS encoding amidohydrolase family protein encodes the protein MTKDDMILISVDDHIVEPPDMFKDHLPKKYVEEAPRLVHNPDGSDSWQFRDVVIPNVALNSVAGRPKEEYGLEPQGLDEIRPGCYNVDERIKDMNAGGIFASICFPTFPGFAGRLFAIEDRDFGLALLRAYNDWHVEEWCGAYPARFIPMCLPVIWDAEACAAEVRRNAERGVHALTFSENPAVLGYPSFHDSYWDPLWKALCDTETVMNVHIGSSGKLAVTAADAPMDVMITLQPMNIVQAAADLLWSAPIKKYPELKIGLSEGGTGWIPYFLERADRTYEMHSTWTHQDFGGKLPSEVFREHFLTCFISDDVGVQLRHQIGIDNICWEADYPHSDSMWPEAPEQLWDVLSGHSVSESDLNKMTHENAMRWYSFDPFAHHPREQATVRALRRAAEGHDVSVRALSHHQKGEREANALADAVRGNT